The Funiculus sociatus GB2-C1 genome has a segment encoding these proteins:
- a CDS encoding CHASE3 domain-containing protein, which produces MMTNLNQGQRTLKLNRVTQIGFSAVLATMVGVGIISKLSMGRLVDALNWVSHTYEVEAELRALEKVLLDAETGERGFLFTNKEEFLEPYNSSIKELKAHFSKLEILIRDNPEQLKRLDRIEDLAQQKMDNLAQTIALKKAGKEQILRELVVSGTGKQIMDQIRARLDEMIDVEDELLNKRKEDASRTEQLTTLVSLGGTALAILLGILCLLFIARKVIRPINQVANIIASSSSEIAAMTTQQESIAAQQASSVHQATATMDKLGASSKQSAEQAEVAATGARQVASLAETGTRAVEYTLEDMAILREKVLAIAEQILCLSEQTNQIRSISGLVSDLANQTNMLALNAAVEAVRAGEHGKGFAVVASEIRKLADQSKKSAGKINILVAEIQGAINSTMMVTNEGTKTVEQGVKTAEGTAETFIKVANAISSVVMSSQQISLTAKQQAIAVQQVVDAMNILNQGATETACGISQTKTGTLKLNEAALNLQAVV; this is translated from the coding sequence ATGATGACGAACCTGAATCAAGGGCAACGCACCCTGAAGCTGAACCGAGTAACTCAGATCGGGTTTAGTGCTGTTTTGGCAACAATGGTGGGAGTCGGAATCATTTCTAAACTCAGTATGGGTAGACTAGTTGATGCTCTCAACTGGGTCAGCCACACCTATGAAGTGGAAGCCGAATTGAGAGCGTTAGAAAAAGTCTTGCTAGACGCTGAAACTGGGGAGCGAGGCTTTCTATTTACTAACAAAGAGGAATTCTTAGAACCTTACAACAGTTCCATTAAAGAACTTAAAGCTCATTTTTCCAAGCTAGAAATCCTGATCCGAGACAATCCAGAGCAATTAAAAAGGCTGGATCGCATAGAAGATTTAGCACAGCAAAAAATGGATAATCTGGCGCAGACCATTGCCCTCAAGAAAGCAGGCAAGGAGCAGATACTAAGAGAGCTAGTAGTGTCTGGCACAGGTAAACAGATTATGGATCAAATCCGGGCGCGGCTTGATGAAATGATTGATGTAGAGGACGAACTACTCAATAAACGCAAGGAGGATGCGAGCCGGACTGAGCAACTCACGACACTTGTTTCTCTGGGTGGAACTGCTCTGGCAATTTTGCTAGGTATCCTGTGTTTATTGTTTATCGCCCGCAAAGTCATTCGACCAATTAATCAGGTGGCGAATATCATTGCCAGTTCTTCGAGCGAAATCGCTGCGATGACTACCCAGCAGGAGAGCATCGCCGCTCAACAAGCTTCGTCCGTTCATCAGGCTACTGCCACAATGGACAAATTGGGCGCATCTTCTAAGCAGTCGGCGGAACAGGCGGAAGTAGCAGCCACTGGAGCTCGACAAGTGGCTTCTTTAGCAGAAACTGGAACCAGAGCTGTTGAATATACGCTGGAAGATATGGCAATTTTAAGGGAGAAGGTCTTAGCGATCGCTGAACAAATTCTGTGCCTGAGCGAACAAACCAATCAAATTCGCAGTATTTCTGGTTTAGTAAGCGATCTGGCTAATCAAACTAATATGCTGGCGCTAAATGCTGCCGTAGAAGCAGTACGGGCAGGTGAACATGGTAAAGGCTTTGCAGTTGTTGCAAGTGAAATTCGCAAACTAGCAGACCAGAGCAAAAAATCTGCCGGGAAAATCAATATCCTGGTTGCTGAGATTCAGGGCGCGATTAACTCTACCATGATGGTAACAAACGAAGGCACCAAGACTGTTGAGCAGGGAGTAAAAACGGCTGAGGGAACTGCCGAAACATTTATAAAGGTGGCAAATGCCATTAGCAGTGTGGTGATGAGTAGCCAGCAAATTTCGCTAACCGCTAAACAACAGGCGATTGCCGTTCAACAAGTCGTAGATGCCATGAATATCCTGAATCAAGGTGCTACCGAAACTGCCTGCGGCATTAGCCAAACTAAAACAGGCACTCTAAAACTGAATGAAGCCGCATTGAATTTGCAAGCTGTGGTCTAA
- the pap gene encoding polyphosphate:AMP phosphotransferase, with the protein MLDTLDLERSLDKSTYKSQMETLMRSLRSLQKSCWEKKLPMIVVLEGWAAAGKGSLVKKMVNYMDPRGFTVHPIWPPNEQEQQYPFLWRFWQKLPSKGSIGIFYHSWYTRVLEDRLFERASSGEIPTVISQINAFERQLVDDGNAIAKFWIHLGRKELKHRLKKYAADPLEAWRVRPEDWQQEKRYDQYINYAEDMLVQTSTGPAPWTLVEGNCQRFSRVKVLTQMAATLTEALDRLHIQAPVIPALPPQEHLNPAEPNLLARVDLNLCISKDEYKQQLRHEQVEMRKLQMKIHEAQVPVLVLFEGWDAAGKGGAIKRLTDALDPRSYIVHPFAAPTDEEKAHHYLWRFWRWLPTAGTIGIFDRSWYGRVLVERVEGFATEREWHRAYQEINEFEAQLTSAGYVLVKFWLHLSPEEQLKRFCDRQNDSFKQYKLTDEDWRNREKWSLYEVAVNQAIQRTSTPNAPWTIIAANDKYYARVKVIQSVAEAINSQLKRR; encoded by the coding sequence ATGTTAGACACTCTGGATCTGGAACGTTCCCTGGATAAAAGCACTTATAAGTCTCAGATGGAGACTTTGATGCGATCGCTGCGATCGCTCCAAAAATCCTGCTGGGAAAAAAAATTACCGATGATTGTAGTGCTGGAAGGTTGGGCAGCTGCGGGTAAGGGTTCCCTGGTGAAGAAAATGGTAAACTACATGGACCCGCGAGGCTTTACCGTTCACCCGATTTGGCCTCCCAACGAGCAAGAGCAACAATACCCATTTTTGTGGCGTTTTTGGCAGAAACTACCAAGCAAGGGTAGCATTGGGATTTTCTATCACAGCTGGTACACTCGCGTTTTAGAAGACAGGCTATTTGAACGAGCATCTTCCGGGGAAATCCCAACAGTGATATCGCAGATTAACGCCTTTGAGCGTCAGTTGGTGGATGATGGAAATGCGATCGCTAAATTCTGGATTCATCTGGGTCGCAAAGAGTTAAAGCACCGACTGAAAAAATATGCAGCAGATCCCTTAGAAGCTTGGCGAGTGCGACCAGAAGACTGGCAGCAAGAAAAACGCTACGACCAGTATATTAATTATGCCGAGGACATGCTTGTCCAAACCAGCACTGGCCCCGCACCTTGGACATTAGTAGAAGGGAACTGTCAACGCTTTAGCAGGGTAAAAGTCCTCACCCAAATGGCAGCTACCCTTACAGAAGCACTCGACAGACTGCACATTCAGGCACCAGTAATCCCAGCATTACCCCCGCAAGAACACCTTAACCCAGCAGAACCAAACTTATTAGCCCGCGTCGATCTGAATCTCTGCATCTCAAAGGATGAGTACAAACAGCAGTTACGCCACGAACAAGTCGAGATGCGTAAACTCCAGATGAAGATTCACGAAGCTCAAGTGCCAGTGTTGGTTCTGTTTGAAGGCTGGGACGCTGCGGGTAAAGGTGGAGCCATCAAACGCTTAACTGATGCCCTAGACCCTCGCAGTTACATTGTTCATCCCTTCGCCGCACCCACAGATGAGGAAAAAGCCCATCACTACTTATGGCGGTTCTGGCGCTGGTTGCCCACAGCCGGGACGATTGGCATTTTTGACCGCAGCTGGTACGGGCGAGTGCTAGTGGAGCGTGTCGAAGGCTTTGCTACAGAACGGGAATGGCACAGAGCCTACCAGGAAATCAATGAGTTTGAAGCTCAGCTTACCAGTGCTGGCTACGTTTTGGTTAAGTTCTGGCTGCATCTTAGTCCAGAAGAACAACTCAAGCGGTTTTGCGATCGCCAGAATGACTCGTTTAAGCAATATAAACTCACCGATGAAGATTGGCGAAATCGGGAAAAATGGTCTTTGTATGAAGTGGCAGTAAATCAAGCGATTCAACGCACTAGCACCCCTAACGCTCCTTGGACGATTATTGCTGCGAATGATAAATACTATGCCCGTGTGAAGGTGATTCAGTCGGTGGCAGAGGCGATTAACTCACAGCTGAAACGCAGATAG
- a CDS encoding YdcF family protein: MFLLLTRVLLWLLVSIIVYNLLTRWIPKQYLAWFGGVIIFLVILLSFYNPNYRVVSAAWNILSFPLKPVGAAIFLLLLGLGGINKNAVSNIAVRQFRAAFLILLISSLPIFAYWLAQQAEQEAILSEQRRAAICQVNCPVDVTPAGAETAGAIVVLGRGTTQANLPYRTQIQLTDTGDRILYAAQLYREQRNRGNDPLIVVSAGPRPDLEGDTNTINEGNDIATVLRRLDVPSDRIVVEPRGVDLRTSAERVEEILRQRGIRSRRVILVSSALNIRRANLTFSNLGITIIPRPTDFYTFQGGATPVRRLQVSDFLPSVEALTITTRIVEEFLSSIYYFLRGWLTPLLL; encoded by the coding sequence ATGTTTCTACTACTAACGCGGGTTCTGCTCTGGCTGTTGGTTAGCATAATTGTCTACAATTTGCTGACGAGATGGATTCCCAAGCAATATCTGGCTTGGTTTGGCGGAGTAATTATATTTCTCGTCATCCTGCTGTCGTTTTACAATCCCAACTATAGGGTTGTCTCAGCTGCATGGAATATTCTCTCGTTTCCGCTTAAGCCAGTAGGCGCGGCGATTTTCCTGTTGTTGCTGGGACTGGGAGGGATAAACAAGAATGCTGTATCAAACATAGCCGTAAGGCAATTTAGGGCAGCGTTCTTGATTTTGCTGATTTCCAGTTTGCCAATTTTTGCATATTGGCTGGCGCAGCAAGCGGAACAAGAGGCGATTTTATCAGAGCAACGAAGGGCGGCAATTTGTCAAGTCAATTGTCCGGTTGACGTGACACCTGCGGGTGCTGAAACTGCTGGGGCGATTGTGGTGCTAGGGCGGGGAACTACGCAAGCTAACCTGCCGTATCGTACACAAATTCAGTTGACTGATACAGGCGATCGCATTCTCTATGCTGCTCAACTTTACCGGGAACAGCGAAACCGAGGAAATGACCCTCTGATAGTTGTCAGCGCTGGGCCAAGACCTGACCTGGAAGGAGATACAAATACTATTAATGAGGGTAACGATATTGCTACGGTGCTGCGTCGGCTAGATGTGCCATCAGACCGAATTGTTGTAGAACCCAGAGGTGTTGACCTCCGCACCAGTGCTGAAAGGGTTGAGGAAATTTTAAGACAGCGCGGTATTAGGTCGCGCCGCGTTATTCTTGTCTCCTCTGCCTTAAATATCCGTCGCGCTAATCTGACGTTTTCTAATCTGGGTATCACGATTATTCCCAGACCTACAGATTTTTATACGTTTCAAGGTGGGGCGACACCCGTGCGACGCTTGCAAGTCTCAGATTTTCTCCCCAGTGTGGAAGCGCTGACGATCACAACTCGCATTGTGGAAGAGTTTCTCAGTTCAATCTATTACTTCTTACGCGGCTGGTTAACACCACTCTTGTTGTAG
- a CDS encoding ABC transporter ATP-binding protein, giving the protein MAHSRLQKLGAYMRPHWRTATLGIIALFVVNGLGVYIPLLIRDSIDELRLAFDFDQIKHFVVLILLLASVMWVVRMVSRILLFGLGRQVEFDLKQKIFQHLLTLEPAYFSINTAGDLISRATSDVENIRRLLGFAVLSLANTIFAYALTLPVMMSIDLRLTLVAIAVYPFMLIIVQMFSDRLRNEQLVLQEELSSISELIQEDMSGIALIKIYAQEENERRAFGRLNDRLLQANLQLAKTRNTLFPFIQGLAFISILLLLWLGSRSIVAGAITIGDFLVLILYAERLVFPTALLGFTITAYQRGEVSIDRIESILMAEAKVKDAPDAIALPQEEVRGQLKASHLTYTYPGATTPALNNINFKIEPGETVAIVGSIGSGKSTLANAIPRLLDINRDTLFLDRYDITKLKLQDLRGAIAYVPQDSFLFSATIKNNIRYGNPLAEHSEIEYAAKQAQIDQEIINFPQQYETIVGERGITLSGGQRQRTALARALLIDAPILILDDALSSVDNQTATAILRNLSEGIQRKTVIFISHQLSAAATANRIFVMEKGEIVQSGTHTQLLQQAGLYRSLWSQHELKEVLS; this is encoded by the coding sequence ATGGCTCACTCACGGCTGCAAAAATTAGGCGCTTATATGCGTCCGCACTGGCGGACGGCTACTCTAGGCATCATCGCCCTGTTTGTTGTCAATGGACTGGGCGTTTATATCCCTTTGCTGATTCGGGATAGCATTGACGAACTTCGCCTAGCGTTTGATTTCGATCAAATCAAGCACTTTGTGGTGCTAATTTTGCTGCTGGCTTCGGTGATGTGGGTGGTGCGAATGGTGTCGCGTATCCTGCTGTTTGGACTGGGGCGACAGGTAGAATTTGACCTGAAGCAAAAGATTTTTCAGCATCTGCTGACTCTGGAACCGGCTTATTTTTCCATTAACACTGCTGGAGATTTGATTAGCAGGGCGACAAGTGATGTGGAGAATATCCGGCGGTTGTTGGGGTTTGCAGTTTTGAGTCTGGCAAATACGATTTTTGCTTATGCCCTAACTTTGCCAGTGATGATGTCAATAGATTTGCGGTTGACTCTGGTAGCGATCGCAGTTTACCCGTTCATGCTGATTATTGTGCAGATGTTTAGCGATCGCCTGCGTAACGAACAGCTGGTTTTGCAAGAGGAATTATCCAGCATCAGCGAATTGATTCAGGAAGATATGAGTGGTATCGCCCTGATTAAAATCTATGCCCAAGAAGAAAACGAGCGTCGCGCCTTCGGAAGGCTGAACGACCGTCTTTTACAAGCAAATCTGCAACTGGCGAAAACGCGAAATACCTTGTTTCCCTTCATTCAAGGTCTAGCTTTTATCAGCATATTGCTCTTGCTGTGGCTGGGATCTAGGTCAATTGTTGCTGGTGCGATTACAATTGGGGACTTTCTGGTACTAATTCTCTATGCTGAGCGATTAGTTTTCCCCACAGCTTTACTAGGATTTACGATTACCGCTTACCAACGGGGTGAAGTTAGTATCGACCGCATCGAGTCAATTTTAATGGCAGAAGCAAAAGTTAAAGATGCTCCAGATGCGATCGCATTGCCACAGGAAGAAGTCAGAGGTCAACTTAAGGCTAGTCACCTCACTTATACCTATCCGGGAGCCACGACACCAGCCCTGAATAATATCAACTTTAAAATTGAACCTGGGGAAACTGTAGCGATTGTCGGTTCCATTGGTTCTGGAAAATCGACGCTGGCAAATGCCATACCCCGCCTGTTGGATATCAATAGGGATACTTTGTTTCTGGATCGCTATGATATCACCAAGTTGAAATTACAAGATTTGCGGGGTGCGATCGCTTATGTTCCCCAAGACAGTTTTCTCTTCAGCGCCACCATCAAAAACAACATTCGCTACGGCAATCCCCTAGCTGAACACTCAGAAATTGAATATGCTGCCAAGCAAGCACAAATCGATCAGGAAATTATTAACTTCCCTCAACAATACGAAACGATTGTCGGAGAGCGCGGCATCACCCTTTCTGGGGGACAAAGACAGCGGACTGCGCTTGCTCGTGCTTTGTTAATAGATGCGCCAATTCTAATTTTGGATGACGCGCTATCTAGCGTAGATAATCAAACAGCTACCGCCATTTTGAGAAATCTTTCTGAAGGTATCCAGCGCAAAACTGTTATTTTTATCTCCCATCAATTATCTGCTGCTGCGACTGCTAACCGAATTTTTGTAATGGAAAAAGGTGAAATTGTTCAGTCTGGTACTCATACGCAACTTTTGCAACAAGCTGGGCTTTACCGCTCACTTTGGAGCCAGCACGAGCTAAAGGAAGTTCTTAGCTAA
- the petJ gene encoding cytochrome c6 PetJ: protein MRKLFSVIVIAIAFILLAFASPAFAADPASGAKIFSATCAACHQGGRNVVTAAKTLQKEALQKYNMNSIEAIVTQVQNGKNAMPAFKGRLNDKQIEDVAAYVLETEKGWM, encoded by the coding sequence TTGAGAAAGTTATTTTCAGTCATAGTTATAGCGATCGCATTTATTCTCCTTGCCTTCGCTAGTCCTGCTTTCGCAGCAGACCCGGCTAGCGGAGCCAAAATTTTTAGTGCCACTTGTGCCGCCTGTCATCAGGGAGGGCGCAATGTTGTTACTGCTGCCAAAACTCTACAGAAAGAGGCTTTACAGAAGTACAACATGAATTCAATTGAGGCTATTGTCACTCAGGTACAGAATGGCAAAAATGCCATGCCTGCTTTTAAAGGTCGCTTAAACGACAAGCAGATAGAAGACGTAGCCGCTTACGTTCTAGAGACGGAAAAAGGCTGGATGTAA
- a CDS encoding TonB-dependent receptor domain-containing protein, whose product MKKQLLFNELSIAGAIVLSIAKPIHAEVTQVTGVKIQPTSNGIEVILETQSGTFSQVLNSSYGETFVADIINAKLRLPESDRFSISNPTNQVKLVSVTPLDANSIRVVVTGSNGVPKGQIKQNNENFVFTFTTTPETTASKEETTETANQPPLLTDKNVLPERVITNDTEENNLPQSTPVYEIDAEEIQKQGSNSAAEILKGLPGFAVNDAGYGADIHTGTYYRGHSINQSVFLLNGRPIGNNINTYHGTTDLNSIPVEAIERVELSSGSSTTLYGSEAFGGVVNIVTKQGQEVPRLNATVQYGSYNQSNYRVSYGGSAGNLRFNLGYEKYEADNRYPVPEGAANRDAEGLLFNGDQNTSNYFGGIALDLDSRNTLSLDAYAISSRRGLLYFGFPLQRDRLDHDVLNVGLSWRSLLGGNKDSVLRTTLGYNRDYFNTYGPTQNIFYRTGTLDSQAVTGRIEHQWQTSPSNKLIWGLDVKNSYLTGDSFSTVPSRIALNETENRDRLHTAIFALNTWNITDTLQADLGIRQNFDSEFGSYLNPTAGVRWNITPAIAVRGSWASVQRNPGLDQLYIFDTVHNWLPNHDLNPETGSSWTAGVDINFSRNLTGQFTYFGSSLNDRLGIIAGRWANIGLVNTNGLEAAIKWQINREWSTFVNYTYTDARIETGVEKGLQLGLIPYSVGQLGVGYNSGGWQINLYASYYSGARRAFFNNAGEDPRDFSPPYLNLDLSGRIPVTKNLGLIVYLENLADVSYEKSNRIYQPGLTFRIGVQSTF is encoded by the coding sequence GTGAAAAAACAGCTATTATTTAATGAACTGTCAATAGCCGGAGCTATAGTCTTATCGATAGCAAAACCAATTCATGCTGAGGTTACGCAAGTAACTGGCGTTAAAATTCAGCCAACATCTAACGGCATTGAAGTTATTTTAGAAACCCAAAGCGGCACATTTTCTCAAGTGCTAAACTCCAGCTATGGAGAAACTTTTGTAGCGGATATTATTAATGCAAAATTGCGTTTACCAGAAAGCGATCGCTTTAGCATTTCCAACCCTACTAACCAAGTTAAATTAGTATCAGTTACTCCCCTAGACGCTAATAGTATCCGAGTAGTCGTAACTGGAAGTAATGGCGTACCGAAAGGACAAATAAAGCAGAATAATGAAAATTTTGTTTTTACCTTTACCACTACCCCAGAGACCACAGCTTCAAAGGAAGAAACCACTGAAACAGCAAATCAGCCTCCACTTCTAACTGACAAAAATGTGTTGCCAGAACGGGTAATAACCAACGATACAGAAGAAAATAATCTTCCTCAGTCTACACCAGTATACGAAATTGATGCCGAAGAAATTCAAAAACAAGGCTCAAATAGTGCAGCAGAAATCTTAAAAGGACTACCTGGATTTGCCGTTAACGATGCTGGTTATGGCGCAGATATTCACACAGGAACTTACTACCGCGGACACTCCATTAATCAGTCTGTATTTCTACTGAATGGTAGACCAATTGGCAATAATATTAATACTTATCATGGCACTACTGACCTGAACAGCATTCCGGTAGAGGCAATTGAACGAGTGGAATTATCCAGTGGCAGCAGTACCACCTTATACGGTTCAGAAGCCTTTGGAGGAGTTGTGAATATCGTCACCAAACAAGGTCAAGAAGTTCCCAGACTTAATGCTACCGTCCAATATGGCTCTTACAATCAATCTAACTATCGCGTCAGCTATGGCGGTTCTGCTGGGAATTTAAGATTCAACCTTGGATATGAAAAATACGAGGCAGATAACCGTTATCCTGTTCCTGAAGGTGCAGCAAATCGTGACGCAGAAGGTCTTTTATTTAATGGAGATCAAAATACTAGCAATTACTTTGGTGGTATCGCACTAGATTTGGATTCTAGAAACACTCTCAGCTTAGACGCTTATGCAATTAGCAGTCGTCGCGGCCTACTTTATTTTGGTTTCCCTTTACAAAGAGACAGACTAGATCATGATGTCTTAAATGTAGGTTTATCTTGGAGAAGTTTATTAGGAGGAAACAAAGATTCTGTACTCAGGACTACTTTAGGCTACAACCGAGATTACTTCAACACCTATGGCCCAACCCAAAACATATTTTATCGTACTGGCACCTTAGATTCCCAAGCAGTTACAGGGAGAATAGAACATCAGTGGCAAACATCTCCTAGTAACAAACTAATTTGGGGATTAGATGTAAAAAATAGCTATTTAACTGGTGATTCTTTCAGTACAGTCCCTAGTCGAATCGCCTTGAATGAAACTGAAAATAGAGACAGATTGCATACAGCCATATTCGCTTTAAATACTTGGAATATCACCGATACATTACAAGCAGATTTAGGAATACGGCAAAATTTTGATAGTGAATTTGGTAGTTATTTAAACCCCACCGCAGGGGTACGTTGGAATATAACTCCAGCCATTGCTGTACGCGGTAGTTGGGCATCTGTACAGCGCAATCCTGGATTAGATCAATTGTATATTTTCGACACAGTTCATAACTGGTTGCCTAACCACGATTTGAATCCGGAAACAGGCTCATCTTGGACGGCTGGAGTAGATATTAATTTCTCTAGAAATTTGACAGGACAGTTTACGTACTTCGGTAGTAGTTTAAATGACAGATTGGGAATCATAGCCGGTAGATGGGCTAATATTGGTTTGGTAAACACCAATGGTTTAGAAGCAGCAATTAAATGGCAAATAAATCGTGAGTGGTCAACCTTTGTTAATTACACTTATACAGATGCACGAATAGAGACAGGTGTAGAAAAAGGCTTACAATTAGGCTTGATTCCCTACTCTGTAGGTCAATTAGGTGTAGGTTATAACTCTGGCGGGTGGCAGATTAATCTATATGCGAGTTACTACAGTGGCGCACGTAGAGCCTTCTTTAATAATGCTGGTGAGGATCCAAGAGATTTCTCGCCACCTTACCTGAATTTAGATTTAAGCGGTAGAATTCCAGTTACTAAAAACTTGGGTTTAATAGTTTATCTAGAAAATTTAGCAGATGTGAGTTACGAAAAATCAAATCGAATTTATCAACCTGGTTTAACTTTCCGCATCGGTGTACAGTCTACGTTTTAA
- a CDS encoding superoxide dismutase, with the protein MALNRRKFLFLLGATTGAVAIGAFPSACSAQSTQESNATQAPASPTAQTKDTFTLPPLPYDYKALEPHIDAATMQFHHDKHHAAYVKNLNEAVNKYPQLQGKSAEELISNLNSIPEDIRTTVRNNGGGHVNHTMFWEIMAPNAGGAPTGKIADAINQTFGSFDAFKKQFNEAGSKRFGSGWAWLARGKDGKLQVVSTANQDSPLMEGMYPIMGNDVWEHAYYLKYQNKRADYLNAWWNVVNWNEVNKRFERASA; encoded by the coding sequence ATGGCTCTAAATCGTCGTAAGTTCCTATTTCTGTTAGGTGCCACCACGGGCGCAGTTGCCATAGGAGCCTTCCCATCTGCTTGCTCAGCTCAAAGCACTCAAGAAAGCAATGCAACGCAGGCTCCAGCGTCTCCAACGGCTCAAACAAAAGATACTTTTACCCTGCCGCCTTTACCTTATGACTACAAAGCTCTGGAACCCCACATTGATGCAGCGACGATGCAATTTCACCACGATAAACACCATGCCGCCTATGTAAAAAACCTGAATGAAGCGGTGAATAAATATCCCCAGCTTCAAGGCAAAAGCGCTGAAGAATTAATTAGCAATCTTAACAGCATACCAGAGGATATTCGTACAACAGTTCGCAACAACGGCGGCGGTCATGTGAATCATACAATGTTCTGGGAAATCATGGCACCGAATGCAGGTGGAGCACCAACCGGAAAAATTGCCGATGCGATTAATCAAACCTTTGGCAGTTTTGATGCTTTCAAAAAGCAATTCAACGAAGCGGGTAGTAAACGTTTTGGCAGTGGTTGGGCTTGGTTAGCGAGGGGCAAAGATGGTAAATTGCAAGTTGTAAGTACAGCGAATCAGGATAGTCCTTTGATGGAAGGAATGTATCCCATTATGGGTAATGATGTTTGGGAACACGCTTATTATTTGAAATATCAAAACAAGCGGGCTGATTATTTAAATGCTTGGTGGAATGTAGTTAATTGGAATGAAGTGAATAAACGCTTTGAGAGAGCTTCGGCTTAA